A single genomic interval of Streptomyces sp. NBC_00663 harbors:
- a CDS encoding TIR domain-containing protein encodes MSNYFITSFAQAENENYVWRFHGDLTRAVRELSGHEIDTEICRGGQGAANSDLVAETGVLVALCSPDYYTDPGCGRDWALFQHRLHLIPPQRGTAHPASPVLVRWLPAEPPADLPWAPVLADPHDAYARKGLFDIIDNLGWNSEEYATALQELAARVCAGHKNRPPDLAPASRPVLPAAFPRPRAGQPPTPVPAPRAPASVLAPRTPAPAEGTGAPRVFFSYAHEENDGGVHARRVRALNDRLSEEGVDVILDQTRARGPQFWPRWMGEQYRQANFILVIASPTYKRRAHHKEDPGVGDGVAFEADYILQQRYHDRNWYRRILLVIFPGYSYADLPDFLGEGSVSYYEIDPDTGEGLPDLLDHILGGPTA; translated from the coding sequence ATGTCGAACTACTTCATCACCAGTTTCGCGCAGGCGGAGAACGAGAACTATGTGTGGCGATTCCACGGCGATCTGACGCGAGCGGTCCGCGAACTGAGCGGGCATGAGATCGACACGGAGATATGCCGCGGCGGACAGGGGGCCGCGAACAGTGACCTGGTCGCCGAGACCGGTGTCCTGGTCGCGCTCTGCTCGCCGGACTACTACACGGACCCCGGCTGCGGACGGGACTGGGCGCTCTTCCAGCACCGGCTCCACCTGATCCCACCCCAGCGGGGCACCGCCCATCCCGCGAGCCCGGTGCTGGTGCGCTGGCTCCCGGCCGAACCACCGGCCGATCTGCCCTGGGCCCCGGTGCTCGCCGACCCCCACGACGCCTACGCCCGCAAAGGTCTGTTCGACATCATCGACAACCTGGGCTGGAACTCCGAGGAATACGCCACGGCCCTCCAGGAGCTGGCGGCACGTGTGTGTGCCGGGCACAAGAATCGCCCACCGGACCTGGCCCCGGCGAGCCGCCCCGTCCTGCCGGCGGCCTTCCCCCGCCCCCGCGCAGGGCAGCCCCCGACGCCGGTTCCCGCCCCCAGAGCACCGGCGTCCGTCCTCGCACCCAGGACACCGGCACCGGCCGAGGGCACGGGCGCACCGCGCGTCTTCTTCTCGTACGCCCACGAGGAGAACGACGGCGGTGTCCACGCCCGCCGCGTACGCGCCCTGAACGACCGGCTGAGTGAAGAGGGCGTCGACGTGATCCTCGACCAGACCAGGGCCCGCGGGCCGCAGTTCTGGCCGCGGTGGATGGGGGAGCAGTACCGGCAGGCGAACTTCATCCTGGTGATCGCCTCACCCACGTACAAGCGCCGCGCCCACCACAAGGAGGACCCCGGCGTGGGGGACGGTGTCGCGTTCGAGGCGGACTACATCCTTCAGCAGCGGTACCACGACCGGAACTGGTACCGGCGCATCCTGCTGGTGATCTTCCCCGGCTACAGCTACGCCGACCTGCCCGACTTCCTCGGCGAGGGCTCGGTCAGCTACTACGAGATAGACCCCGACACCGGGGAGGGACTGCCCGATCTGCTGGACCACATCCTGGGCGGCCCGACGGCCTGA
- the rbsD gene encoding D-ribose pyranase — protein sequence MKKAGILNRHLSGALAELGHGDGVLVCDAGMPIPDGPRVVDLAFRAGVPSFAEVLEGLLAELVVEGATAASEVREANPAAAELLGGSFTDLEFVSHERLKELSAGARLVVRTGEARPYANVLLRCGVFF from the coding sequence GTGAAGAAGGCGGGCATCCTCAACCGTCATCTGTCCGGTGCGCTGGCCGAGTTGGGGCACGGCGACGGGGTGCTGGTCTGCGACGCCGGCATGCCGATACCGGACGGCCCCCGCGTCGTCGACCTCGCCTTCCGGGCCGGGGTGCCGTCGTTCGCGGAGGTACTGGAGGGGCTGCTGGCGGAGCTGGTCGTGGAAGGGGCGACGGCGGCCTCGGAGGTGCGGGAGGCGAATCCGGCGGCGGCGGAGCTGCTGGGCGGGTCCTTCACCGACTTGGAGTTCGTCTCCCATGAACGGCTCAAGGAGCTGTCGGCGGGGGCACGGTTGGTCGTACGGACGGGCGAGGCGCGGCCGTACGCGAATGTGCTGCTGCGGTGCGGGGTGTTCTTCTAG
- a CDS encoding ribokinase: MYDYDLLVVGSANADLVIGVERRPAAGETVLGSDLAVHPGGKGANQAVAAARLGASTALLARVGDDGHGRLLLDSLRSAGVDTVGVMVGGAPTGVALITVDPSGDNSIVVSPGANGRLTPEDVRAAGSLFHASRVVSAQLEIPLETVVAVASSLGPDSRFVLNPSPPRPLPTVLLAACDPLIVNEHEAKVILGDSAIGDNPEDWARILLAKGPRSVVVTLGAQGALVASRDGVSRVASVKVDAVDTTGAGDAFTAALAYRLGTGASLTEAAAYAARVGAAAVTREGAQVSFPTAEEVDAL, from the coding sequence ATGTACGACTACGACCTCCTGGTCGTAGGGTCGGCCAACGCCGACCTGGTGATCGGTGTCGAGCGCCGGCCGGCGGCCGGGGAGACCGTGCTCGGCTCCGACCTGGCCGTCCACCCGGGCGGCAAGGGCGCGAACCAGGCGGTCGCGGCCGCCCGGCTGGGCGCGAGTACGGCCCTGCTGGCCCGGGTCGGCGACGACGGCCACGGCCGGCTGCTGCTGGACTCGCTGCGTTCGGCCGGGGTCGACACGGTGGGCGTGATGGTCGGCGGGGCGCCGACGGGGGTCGCGCTGATCACCGTGGACCCGTCGGGCGACAACAGCATCGTCGTCTCACCGGGCGCGAACGGCCGGCTCACGCCGGAGGATGTGCGCGCGGCGGGAAGCCTCTTCCATGCCTCGCGGGTGGTGTCGGCGCAGTTGGAGATCCCGCTGGAGACGGTCGTGGCGGTGGCGTCGAGCCTCGGGCCGGACAGCCGTTTCGTGCTGAACCCGTCCCCGCCGCGCCCGCTGCCCACCGTGCTGCTGGCGGCCTGCGACCCGCTGATCGTCAACGAGCACGAGGCGAAGGTCATCCTCGGCGACTCGGCGATCGGCGACAACCCGGAGGACTGGGCGCGGATCCTGCTGGCGAAGGGCCCGCGGTCGGTGGTCGTCACCCTGGGCGCGCAGGGCGCGCTGGTGGCGTCCAGGGACGGGGTGAGCCGGGTGGCGTCGGTCAAGGTCGACGCGGTGGACACGACGGGTGCGGGCGACGCGTTCACGGCGGCGCTGGCGTACCGGCTGGGCACGGGGGCCTCGTTGACGGAGGCGGCGGCGTACGCGGCCCGGGTCGGGGCGGCGGCGGTGACGAGGGAAGGGGCGCAGGTGTCCTTCCCCACGGCCGAGGAGGTCGACGCGCTGTGA
- a CDS encoding ABC transporter permease/substrate-binding protein yields MATDTLKSTTGASGLRRLLLDNGALTALIVLVIAMSALSGDFLTTDNLLNVGVQAAVTAILAFGVTFVIVSAGIDLSVGSVAALSATVLAWSATSQGLPVVLAVLLAIATGIACGLVSGFLISYGKLPPFIATLAMLSVARGLSLVISQGSPIAFPSSVSHLGDTLGGWLPVPVLVMIGMGLITAFVLGRTYIGRSMYAIGGNEEAARLSGLRVKKQKLAIYAFSGLFAAAAGIVLAARLSSAQPQAAQGYELDAIAAVVIGGASLAGGTGKASGTLIGALILAVLRNGLNLLSVSAFWQQVVIGVVIALAVLLDTVRRKAGATPVAAGTGGNKGKQAMTYVLAAVVAAAIVGATSLLHSGTSEAKSQKIGLSLSTLNNPFFVQIRAGAQAEAKKLGVDLTVTDAQNDASQQANQLENFTSSGLGTIIVNAVDSDAVTPAAKAVNKAGIPLVAVDRAVNNADTAALVASDNVAGGKLAAKDLAEKLGGKGRIVVLQGQAGTSASRERGAGFAAGLKAYPGIEVVAKQPADWDRTKGLDVMTNLLQANPDIDGVFAENDEMALGAIKALGSKAGKSVQVIGFDGTEDGLKAVKAGTLYASVAQQPAELGRIAVQNAVKVAEGDKVEKSVMVPVKVVTKENVADFAG; encoded by the coding sequence TCGTCCTCGTCATCGCGATGTCGGCGCTGTCCGGTGACTTCCTGACGACGGACAACCTCCTGAACGTCGGCGTCCAGGCGGCCGTGACCGCCATCCTCGCCTTCGGTGTGACCTTCGTGATCGTCTCGGCGGGCATCGACCTGTCGGTCGGCTCGGTCGCCGCCCTGTCGGCCACCGTCCTCGCCTGGAGCGCCACTTCGCAGGGCCTGCCGGTGGTCCTCGCGGTACTGCTCGCCATCGCGACCGGCATAGCGTGCGGCCTGGTCAGCGGTTTCCTGATCTCGTACGGCAAACTGCCGCCGTTCATCGCGACGCTCGCCATGCTGTCCGTGGCGCGCGGTCTGTCGCTGGTGATCTCGCAGGGCTCCCCGATCGCCTTCCCCTCCTCCGTCTCGCACCTCGGTGACACCCTCGGCGGCTGGCTGCCGGTGCCCGTCCTGGTGATGATCGGCATGGGTCTGATCACGGCGTTCGTGCTCGGGCGGACGTACATCGGCCGTTCGATGTACGCGATCGGCGGCAACGAGGAAGCGGCCCGCCTCTCCGGTCTGCGGGTGAAGAAGCAGAAGCTCGCGATCTACGCCTTCTCCGGTCTGTTCGCGGCGGCCGCCGGCATCGTGCTGGCCGCCCGTCTCTCCTCCGCGCAGCCGCAGGCCGCGCAGGGCTATGAGCTCGACGCGATCGCCGCGGTCGTCATCGGCGGCGCGTCGCTGGCCGGTGGTACGGGCAAGGCGTCCGGGACGCTGATCGGCGCGCTGATCCTGGCGGTGCTGCGCAACGGCCTCAACCTGCTGTCCGTCTCCGCGTTCTGGCAGCAGGTCGTCATCGGTGTCGTCATCGCGCTGGCGGTGCTCCTGGACACCGTCCGCCGCAAGGCGGGTGCGACGCCGGTGGCGGCGGGCACGGGCGGCAACAAGGGCAAGCAGGCGATGACCTATGTGCTCGCGGCCGTGGTCGCCGCGGCGATCGTGGGCGCCACCTCCCTCCTGCACAGCGGCACCTCGGAGGCGAAGAGCCAGAAGATCGGTCTGTCGCTGTCCACCCTCAACAACCCGTTCTTCGTGCAGATCCGCGCCGGTGCGCAGGCCGAGGCGAAGAAGCTGGGCGTGGACCTGACGGTCACCGACGCGCAGAACGACGCCTCGCAGCAGGCCAACCAGCTGGAGAACTTCACCAGTTCGGGCCTCGGCACGATCATCGTCAACGCGGTGGACTCCGACGCGGTGACCCCGGCGGCGAAGGCCGTCAACAAGGCGGGCATCCCGCTGGTCGCCGTCGACCGCGCCGTCAACAACGCGGACACCGCCGCCCTCGTCGCCTCCGACAACGTGGCCGGCGGCAAGCTCGCCGCCAAGGACCTCGCCGAGAAGCTGGGCGGCAAGGGCAGGATCGTCGTCCTCCAGGGCCAGGCCGGCACCTCCGCCAGCCGGGAGCGCGGCGCCGGTTTCGCCGCGGGGCTCAAGGCCTACCCGGGCATCGAGGTCGTCGCCAAGCAGCCCGCCGACTGGGACCGCACCAAGGGCCTGGACGTCATGACCAACCTGCTCCAGGCCAACCCGGACATCGACGGTGTCTTCGCCGAGAACGACGAGATGGCGCTCGGCGCGATCAAGGCGCTCGGTTCCAAGGCCGGAAAGTCCGTCCAGGTCATCGGCTTCGACGGAACCGAGGACGGCCTGAAGGCCGTCAAGGCTGGCACGCTGTACGCGTCGGTGGCGCAGCAGCCGGCCGAACTGGGCAGGATCGCCGTGCAGAACGCGGTGAAGGTGGCCGAGGGCGACAAGGTCGAGAAGTCGGTGATGGTGCCGGTGAAGGTGGTCACGAAGGAGAACGTGGCCGACTTCGCGGGCTGA